In Longimicrobium sp., the sequence CCGCTGCCCGAAGGCCGCCATGTCCGTCTCGGCACGCGTGTGCTCGGCAACCATCCGTGCGCCGAACGCGCGCACCTCGGCGCTCGCCGCGCGCTGCTCCGCCTGCTCGCTGAGGGCGATTTCGCTGCGGTTGGCGGCCATCACCGTCTCGAACACGTGCTCGTTGCCCATTCCCATGGCGCTCGCCGCCGCGCCGGGGTCCTGCATTCCAGCGCCCATGCACCCCGCCAGGGCCGCGGGCAGGGCAAGGCACGCGGCCAGGACGGCGCGGGAAACGAGTGGGTTCGGCATATCGGTCCTCTCTCTCGGGTTCGAAGCGGAAAACCGGCGGACAGCGGGGCGCTACTTCTCGTCGCCGCGGCGGCGCTGGCGCACGTCGCTGACCAGGATGTCGAACACCAGCAGCAGCCCCAAGGCCGCGGCGCCCATGAACAGGATCATCGCCACGCCGGGATATCCCAGGATCCGGTAGCGCGTCTCCACCCGCATCATCATGGCCGCCGACACGATCAGCGCCGACGCCACCAGGCTCACGGCGATGCGGTTGGAGATCTTCTGCATCCCCTGCAGCAGCCACTTCTCCTCGGGAACGCGGACGCGCACCTCGATTCCGTCTTCGGTGATGGCCTCCAGCGCGCGGTTCACGCGGCCGGGGAGCTTCTGCACCAGCTCGTTCATCTCCAGCATGTTGCTGAACATGCGGCTGGGCGAAACGTTCTTCATCATCCGCCGGCGCATCAGGTCCGACGCGTTGCGCTGGATGGCGGCGTTCGGGTCGAACTGCGGGTCCAGCGTGCGGCCCACCTGGTCCAGCGCCAGCAGCGCGCGGCCCAGCATCGTCAGCTCCACCGGCAGCCGGATGCCGTTCTCCGCGGCGCTGCGGGTTACCTCCAGCATCACCCGCCCCACCTGGATGTTCTCGGCGTTGCGCGCCGTGGCGAAATCGGCCACCAGCGTCTTTACGTCCGCCGTGAAGATGTCTTCGCGGTAGCCGGAGCGGACGTCGCCGGCCTGGATGGTGGCGCGCGCGGCCTCTGCCCCCTGCCCGTCGGCGATGGCCAGCAGCATCCGCAGCAGGTGCTGCTGCAGGTCCGGCCCGATGCGCCCCACCATCCCCACGTCCAGCAGCGCGATCCGCCGGTCGTCGGTCAGGAAGACGTTGCCGGGGTGCGGGTCGGCGTGGAAGAAGCCGTCGACCAGGATCTGCTTGAGGTAGGCGCGGAACAGCTCCTCCGCCAGCACATCGCCGTCCAGCTCCAGCCGGGCCAGCGGGCTGATCGAGGTGATCTTGCGGCCGCGGATGAACTCCATCGTCAGCACGCGCGAGGTGGTGTAGTCTTCCACCGGGCGCGGAACGATGATGCGCTGGAACTCGGCCAGGTTCTCGTCGAGCGTGGAGGCGTTGCGCGCTTCGCGGCGGTAGTCCAGCTCGGCCATCAGGCTCTTGCGCAGCTCCTCGAAGGTGCGGCCGAACTCGTACTGGCGCCCGGCCCTGGTGTGCCGGTCCATGAACTCCACGATGTCCTCGATGGCGTCCATGTCGCGCACCAGCTGCTCGCGCACGCCGGGGCGCTGCACCTTCACCGCCACCGTGCGCCCGTCGCGAAGCTTCGCGCGGTGCACCTGCCCCAGCGACGCGGCCGCCAGCGGCTCGCTTTCGAACTCCAGGAACGCCTTGGACACGCGCACGCCCAGCTCCTCCGCCACGATGCGCTCCGCGTCCGCGGCCGGGAACGGCTCCAGCCGGTCCTGCAGGCGGGTGAGCGCGTCGATGTAGGCGGGCGGAACGAGGTCCGGGCGGGTGGAAAGAAGCTGGCCCAGCTTTACGTACGTGGGCCCCATCCGCTCCAGGTCGTCGGCCAGCTCGTCG encodes:
- a CDS encoding DUF4142 domain-containing protein produces the protein MPNPLVSRAVLAACLALPAALAGCMGAGMQDPGAAASAMGMGNEHVFETVMAANRSEIALSEQAEQRAASAEVRAFGARMVAEHTRAETDMAAFGQRLGLSPRESETSRSLDEFTRNTVVSMETRRGAEFDREYMRLQVQQHGWLVDALDKNLIPGAQDERLRAELQRMRPMVAGHLREAQRIHRTLGGS
- a CDS encoding ABC1 kinase family protein; amino-acid sequence: DELADDLERMGPTYVKLGQLLSTRPDLVPPAYIDALTRLQDRLEPFPAADAERIVAEELGVRVSKAFLEFESEPLAAASLGQVHRAKLRDGRTVAVKVQRPGVREQLVRDMDAIEDIVEFMDRHTRAGRQYEFGRTFEELRKSLMAELDYRREARNASTLDENLAEFQRIIVPRPVEDYTTSRVLTMEFIRGRKITSISPLARLELDGDVLAEELFRAYLKQILVDGFFHADPHPGNVFLTDDRRIALLDVGMVGRIGPDLQQHLLRMLLAIADGQGAEAARATIQAGDVRSGYREDIFTADVKTLVADFATARNAENIQVGRVMLEVTRSAAENGIRLPVELTMLGRALLALDQVGRTLDPQFDPNAAIQRNASDLMRRRMMKNVSPSRMFSNMLEMNELVQKLPGRVNRALEAITEDGIEVRVRVPEEKWLLQGMQKISNRIAVSLVASALIVSAAMMMRVETRYRILGYPGVAMILFMGAAALGLLLVFDILVSDVRQRRRGDEK